The genomic region TTTTGTTGCAAACTGGGTCAGGAGCTTTTCCATGAGCAGTAAATAACATGGCAACAAAATTGCCGATATTAAGGAGAAGAAGTCTCCCTTCAACTCATTGGTAGAGACAGAAAAATCTTGGAAGCTGATGGCGATCGCACCTGTAATAGAAATAATCATGCCAACCACAAATTGTAGTTTCACACGATGACGAAAGATAATCCACCCCCCTATAGCAGTTAATAACGGTACTACTGCGTGAATAATTGCAACCGAGCTAGCCACACTAGTCTGAGTTAGTGACTTAGCCCAAAACAGCTGTCTTGCTGCAAATATAATACCAAGTAAAAAAAACAAGCCCCATGCTGATAATGTATATAAATTATTAGTTGGCGATGGTTTAGAACTTAAATTGTGTTGACGAATTAAAGAAAATCCGATCCAAGTGCCAAAGAAAACGCTAGATATCCACAAACGATTAAATATAGTTGCTGCAGCACTAATTTCGCTTTCACTCCATCTGATAAAAATAGGCGCAAAGCCCATTGACACAGCTCCCAGCACCAGTAAACCAACGGATATAAATTTAAATTGTTTGTCTGATAACTCAACTGGTAACTGATTCAATTTGTCTAATTGGTTTCTCATTAGTTTATAAACTTACTTTTTTACATTTATTATAAGTTCAATGCCTATTAATCCAAATACCTCTTAACCCAGCCTTTCTCGCGCCATGATAATCATCAGTAATACTATCACCAATGTGCCAAGCTGATTGTGGTATACAATTGTGACTTTTCAAAGCTATATGAAAAATTTTTGGATCCGGTTTAGCTGCAAGAGCCTGGGTAGAAACAGTAATAGACTTAAAATAGTCCCTAAGACCTAGACTTTGTAAAACCGGGTATATGCGAGAGTCAAAATTAGAAACCACTCCCAATTCTATCCCCAACCTTGACCAATTGGCCAACGCCAGGGGAACGTCAGGATAGACAAACCATGGTTCAGCAGTACCGAAATGAATATAGAGTTGACCGAAAAAATCAGAAAAATTCCCAAATTTCCCCCGTACTCCCGCACCCTGAAACGTGTTTGAAACAACATCGTACCACCAGTTAAATTCCTTGTCAGGTATAACTTCCACATCACAATTGAGGAATATGGGAGGTGGTGCAGCTGCAAAACTTTTGTGAAACTCCCGATTTAAAATTTCCGGGGTCACCGTGACACCAAATTCTGCAGCAATTTGGCTATAAACCTCACCCACACTACCCTTGACACCGAAGATTGTACCTACCGCATCTAAAAAAATCACTTTTGGGTTTTCCATGAGGTTGAAGCTGGATGAAATCAGTCAATTTCATAATTATAATCACCTCATCACAGTAGGTTGAGTTTAATACGAAACTTAACATCAACATTTAATCATAAGTAAGGAGGCACAATTATTTGTAGGATGGGTTTCATACTTCAGCCCAACCTACGTTCATTTTATATTTACACCCACTTAAAACTAATTGGTTAACAATCCCTTAGCTGTTTCATGAACGACTTCAAGAATTGCTTAACAGCCAAACAAGTCTCTACAGCTAAGAAAAATGTATCTATTTAGCCTTTATAATACAGTATTTGTACTCCTATTCATCCTCATTCGCGCTTAGGGGATAATAGAAACAAGAGCAATTGGAATTGGTAGAAAGTAATTTTTTTCCGTCAAACTAGGTAATTTTGCTGATTTTTTTAACCACATACTTATTTTCTCTCCCGCTTCTTTTGCCATATCAAGGATATCTTCCTGGAGTGCTGTAGAAGCTATTGTAATCGCATCATCTTCTAACAGCGAAATTAAGTTATAAACTTCTTCTCCTGTTGCACCTTCTTCCTTTAAAGGATGAGATAGATCACTGTTGAAAGTGTAGAACGTCAGATAGGAATAAGAGTTTGACGTCATATTATTTTCTAACTCACGCAAGGGATGAGTGACAAATAGAACGTACTGAATGTTTTGACTTTGTAAATCGGGAAAACACCCATAAAATCTTTTAGCTGAGATTGTTGTGAAATCAGCTTGAACCTTTCTGGATAGAGAACGTGCAAGACATCCTATTGGATCTAAATCATGAAGAGGTATATGTTCACTCCCATCTTCTTTTTTGACCCATGGGCAAAGACCAGCGAGCTTGATATTTTCTTTTTCCTGTCCAAACAGGTTAAATTCTGGATCGAAGGTGAATTTTTTGTTGAGAATGGTAGCAATCTTAGTTTCGGTCGTTTTTATTACCGTACCTTCGTTTTCAAATACGGGACGATTCCATTTCTTAGTGCTAAAATTTAAATTATACTTGTGGTCAATGGAGCATAAACCTAATTCCATCCATTTTTCCAGGCGGGTTTCTAGTTCTTTCCTGCTAATTACCCATTGTCGTTTCACTTCTGTTTGAACCTCTTTTAGTTGTTTTTCCATGTCATTATGAGCAGATTCAGCTTTCTTTAAAATATCGTCAATTAGTGAGACCTTATTTTCTTCGATATCTTTAAAGATTTTCTCTTCATCTTCCGAGCTGAGTAAACCCAGAATCTTGAGCCGCATTCTTTCATCTTGAATGCCCATTTGTGTAAAGCGATCAACAAGAGCTCGTTCTCTCTTTTCCTCATGGGTATCAGCAATAATTAGGTAATAAGCAATCACATCTGAAATTTGTCCTAGTCGTGCAACTCGACCATTCCGTTGCATTAGCACTGCTGGGTTTGGAGTTAAATCCCAATGAATGACGCGGTTCGCCGTTTGAAAATCAAAGCCTTCATCCGCAGCTGAAGTTGCCACTAATACTCTTATATTTGAACCTCTTTCACCTAAACCGCGTAACCTTGCAACAGTATCCTCTCTTTGAGAAAGGCTCATATCACCAGTTAGTTTTCCACTATATCCTGGAAGAGCCTTAATGATAATTTCACAAGTTTGTAGGCTTTCAGTAAAAATTAGAAATTTTGATTCGGGATCCCTATTAAGCATCTCTTTAAGCCAATCCAGTTTAGCATTTTCTACTCCGGGTTGACCATTAGTAAAACTTAAAAGTTCTAGCGCAAGTTGTGTTAATTCTAAAATTTCACCATTGTCAGCTATGAAGGTGCTATCTTCTTCTTCGTCTTCGTGAAGATGCTTGCTAAAATTATAAATCTCAGGTATGGTATTATTTGGTTGTGCTATTGCTCTGGCTTGAAAAGTAAAATTATTATCACTGGGGAAGGAAACATCTACGTGTTCAGATTTTATGCTTTCATTGTAGACAGCAAGCTTTTGAGAAATCGCTTTAATAAGCTTACGAAGATTTTCTGTACTATCTGATTTGTCTTGTTTATAGACAGTTTGGTTGTCCCATTTTGTATGTTTAATACACCATCTAAACAGCCAAATTGCACCACTAATTGTGCTACTAGTGAGTCTTGTTTCCAATTGTCTAACTGAAAATCCACTAAACCTTTGATTGTGATTCTTGCGAATCTCTTGAACTTTTCTCCGAATCTTTTTAATTAACTGTAGATATTCATCACTGACCCTAAGATTTGGGCGTTCAATAGTCAATGTGGGAAACATCTTCTCATTATTCCAATTACGAACGGTATCTTGTTGTCGCCAAATTAATGCGATAGGTGATTGATCGCTAGCTAAAAGGTTAACAAGTTTTTGCTGATAGATATCATCTGAGTATGAATTCTCAATTACTGAGGTTCGATGAGTGAGAAGACGTAATAGATTAATAAATTGATTTTCAGAACTAAAAGGTGTAGCACTCATTAAAATTACCAGTTCAGGAGGATTAGAATTATTCCAGAACTCTCCAGTTATCATTTGATAAGCGGCTTGATAGGCTTTTGTTGTTCGTTTTCGTCCTATGAACTGTGGGTTGGTCAATCGGTCTTCACTTGCGCAATGATGTGCTTCATCAATAATTATAATTTTAGGTTTTATTCCTGGTGGTAAATTTTTTTTATCAGATTTTTCCACATAGCGTCTTGCAGCATCCATACTGGCAATGTGAATCCCATCAGTTCTCCGTTTACCATATTCCACAAACCGGTTTTCAACTTCAATAATACTTTGATTATCCATCCCAGGAATGAGGGATTCAAGCTTTTGCTTGACATCATCTAAAAGCCCGCCTTTTGTAAGATAAAGACAGTGAATTTGACGTTGAGCAATGAGCAAATCTCTTAGTATTAGACCAACTTCAATAGTCTTTCCCAGTCCAACCTCATCCGCAATTAGTACGCGCTTTACTCTCAACTGATGGGTCTTCATATACTGTTGTAATGCCAATTGGTGAGGAAAAGGATCTTTGTTACTAACAGTAATTCGACCCGAAAAAATGTTACCAAGGATTTCTAATGCACCAAGTCGCATGACTGTATTAATACGGAATGTAGGATTTAAATCTTTGCTATTATTAAGCACACTCCCACCGGGGAAATATGCTTTTTTTTGCTCAAGCATTTCTCTGACATAGGGAAATTTGTGGAATAGATCTTCCCATGGGCGAAGTTGGCTAAACCAAATACCACGCCGATCCATTAGCTCATTAGCATTAGCACTAGCGCCTATGGTAAATGCGTAATGAGAGTAAGCGGGTGCATTAGAGTTTTCAGGATCTGCATAGACTACATCTGCATGATGACCTTTGAGAGAAGGAATCTCAAATAACTGATAAGGCATAATTAGGTTCTTAATTTTGTTACAATCTAAGTCTAAATGTAAACAAAATTACTTTAATTAATCCTAATTTTTTCCCGCATCTATCTTTAGATAGATATTTGGTCTTAAAGCGTTGCTCGCTGAATATCAATCATGATTGGAGCAGTCTTGTCAGGGTAAGCTGAGTCTATGAATGAAGAACTCCCATCTCTTTAGGGCTGGGGAGTGTCAAAAAATTCTATTCCTATCGGAACGGAAAGTAACTGATAGGCTTGTTCCCATAAATGTTTTGTATCCGAATCCAAAAAAATAATTTTTTTATCTATATTCTGCTCTCTCCAAAAGTTATCGACCCATTTATCTAAGTTGATAACTTCTATTCGATCTATTTCGCTTTGTGGTAAGTAGAGAGGCACAATTATTTGTAGGATGGGTTAGGGGTAGCATAACCCATGGGTGTGTTGGGTTTCATGCTTCAACCCAACCTACCTTCATCTTATATTTAATTCCACTTATTTACTATAGTTTCCAAATTTGATCTAATATCTAAGCTTAAATTAGTGCTAAAAGTAGTAAATAGTATGCGATCACTTGAATTATTAAATCGGTTATTGGAGCTGAGTTTACCATTAATATGTGAAGTA from Cylindrospermopsis curvispora GIHE-G1 harbors:
- a CDS encoding DMT family transporter encodes the protein MRNQLDKLNQLPVELSDKQFKFISVGLLVLGAVSMGFAPIFIRWSESEISAAATIFNRLWISSVFFGTWIGFSLIRQHNLSSKPSPTNNLYTLSAWGLFFLLGIIFAARQLFWAKSLTQTSVASSVAIIHAVVPLLTAIGGWIIFRHRVKLQFVVGMIISITGAIAISFQDFSVSTNELKGDFFSLISAILLPCYLLLMEKLLTQFATKTLVFLCCAIGAATTLPVLLMTGDNLFPVSWQGWFSVISLALICQVLGQGLIAYSLNSLSSSTVAMIMFVDPVISTISAWLILGEQISLIKSIACLIVLIGIYLTIVGQYEATIDSPLT
- a CDS encoding HAD-IA family hydrolase — its product is MENPKVIFLDAVGTIFGVKGSVGEVYSQIAAEFGVTVTPEILNREFHKSFAAAPPPIFLNCDVEVIPDKEFNWWYDVVSNTFQGAGVRGKFGNFSDFFGQLYIHFGTAEPWFVYPDVPLALANWSRLGIELGVVSNFDSRIYPVLQSLGLRDYFKSITVSTQALAAKPDPKIFHIALKSHNCIPQSAWHIGDSITDDYHGARKAGLRGIWINRH
- a CDS encoding helicase-related protein, which produces MPYQLFEIPSLKGHHADVVYADPENSNAPAYSHYAFTIGASANANELMDRRGIWFSQLRPWEDLFHKFPYVREMLEQKKAYFPGGSVLNNSKDLNPTFRINTVMRLGALEILGNIFSGRITVSNKDPFPHQLALQQYMKTHQLRVKRVLIADEVGLGKTIEVGLILRDLLIAQRQIHCLYLTKGGLLDDVKQKLESLIPGMDNQSIIEVENRFVEYGKRRTDGIHIASMDAARRYVEKSDKKNLPPGIKPKIIIIDEAHHCASEDRLTNPQFIGRKRTTKAYQAAYQMITGEFWNNSNPPELVILMSATPFSSENQFINLLRLLTHRTSVIENSYSDDIYQQKLVNLLASDQSPIALIWRQQDTVRNWNNEKMFPTLTIERPNLRVSDEYLQLIKKIRRKVQEIRKNHNQRFSGFSVRQLETRLTSSTISGAIWLFRWCIKHTKWDNQTVYKQDKSDSTENLRKLIKAISQKLAVYNESIKSEHVDVSFPSDNNFTFQARAIAQPNNTIPEIYNFSKHLHEDEEEDSTFIADNGEILELTQLALELLSFTNGQPGVENAKLDWLKEMLNRDPESKFLIFTESLQTCEIIIKALPGYSGKLTGDMSLSQREDTVARLRGLGERGSNIRVLVATSAADEGFDFQTANRVIHWDLTPNPAVLMQRNGRVARLGQISDVIAYYLIIADTHEEKRERALVDRFTQMGIQDERMRLKILGLLSSEDEEKIFKDIEENKVSLIDDILKKAESAHNDMEKQLKEVQTEVKRQWVISRKELETRLEKWMELGLCSIDHKYNLNFSTKKWNRPVFENEGTVIKTTETKIATILNKKFTFDPEFNLFGQEKENIKLAGLCPWVKKEDGSEHIPLHDLDPIGCLARSLSRKVQADFTTISAKRFYGCFPDLQSQNIQYVLFVTHPLRELENNMTSNSYSYLTFYTFNSDLSHPLKEEGATGEEVYNLISLLEDDAITIASTALQEDILDMAKEAGEKISMWLKKSAKLPSLTEKNYFLPIPIALVSIIP